One window from the genome of Trabulsiella odontotermitis encodes:
- the tyrB gene encoding aromatic amino acid transaminase — MFQKVNAYAGDPILSLMERFKEDPRSDKVNLSIGLYYNEDGIIPQLQAVASAEAQLNAQPHGASVYLPMEGLNTYRNSIAPLLFGAEHPVLTQKRVATIQTLGGSGALKIGADFLKRYFPDSGVWVSDPTWENHVAIFEGAGFEVSTYPWFDTETNGVRFDALLEKLNTLPAQSIVLLHPCCHNPTGADLTPAQWDAVVEVAKSRDLIPFLDIAYQGFGAGMEEDAYAIRAFASSGLPLLVSNSFSKIFSLYGERVGGLSVVCEDAETAGRVLGQLKATVRRNYSSPPNFGAQVVAAVLGNPELKASWLEEVETMRTRILAMRQELVNVLKTAMPGRNFDYLLRQRGMFSYTGLSAAQVDRLRDEFGVYLIASGRMCVAGLNSRNVHRVAEAFCAVM, encoded by the coding sequence GTGTTTCAGAAAGTTAACGCCTACGCTGGCGACCCCATCCTCTCCTTAATGGAGCGTTTTAAAGAAGATCCGCGCAGTGACAAAGTGAATCTCAGCATCGGTCTGTATTACAACGAAGACGGGATTATCCCGCAGCTACAGGCCGTGGCAAGCGCAGAGGCACAGCTCAACGCGCAGCCGCACGGCGCGTCGGTTTATCTGCCGATGGAAGGTCTGAATACCTACCGCAACAGCATTGCGCCACTGCTTTTTGGCGCGGAGCACCCGGTGCTGACGCAAAAACGTGTCGCGACAATCCAGACCCTGGGTGGCTCCGGCGCGCTGAAAATTGGCGCGGATTTCCTGAAACGTTACTTCCCCGATTCCGGCGTGTGGGTCAGCGACCCGACGTGGGAAAACCACGTGGCGATTTTTGAAGGCGCTGGCTTCGAAGTAAGCACTTACCCGTGGTTCGACACAGAAACCAACGGCGTACGCTTCGACGCGCTGCTGGAAAAACTGAACACGCTACCGGCGCAAAGCATCGTGCTGCTGCATCCGTGCTGTCATAACCCGACGGGCGCGGATTTAACCCCTGCCCAGTGGGATGCGGTGGTGGAAGTGGCGAAGAGCCGCGACTTGATCCCGTTCCTCGACATCGCCTATCAGGGATTTGGCGCGGGCATGGAAGAGGACGCGTACGCCATTCGCGCCTTTGCCAGCTCTGGCCTGCCGCTGCTGGTCAGCAACTCTTTCTCGAAGATTTTCTCGCTCTATGGCGAGCGCGTCGGCGGGTTATCGGTGGTGTGTGAGGACGCAGAAACAGCCGGGCGCGTGTTAGGGCAACTGAAAGCTACCGTACGCCGCAACTACTCCAGCCCGCCGAATTTTGGCGCGCAGGTTGTCGCCGCAGTGTTGGGCAACCCGGAACTGAAGGCGTCATGGCTGGAAGAAGTAGAGACGATGCGCACCCGCATCCTGGCAATGCGTCAGGAACTGGTCAACGTGTTGAAAACGGCAATGCCGGGTCGTAATTTCGATTACTTGCTCAGGCAGCGCGGCATGTTCAGCTATACCGGACTCAGCGCAGCGCAGGTGGACAGGCTGCGTGACGAGTTTGGTGTTTACCTCATCGCCAGCGGTCGCATGTGCGTTGCGGGCCTCAACTCGCGTAACGTTCACCGCGTTGCAGAGGCATTCTGCGCAGTAATGTAA
- the uvrA gene encoding excinuclease ABC subunit UvrA, which yields MDKIEVRGARTHNLKNINLVIPRDKLIVVTGLSGSGKSSLAFDTLYAEGQRRYVESLSAYARQFLSLMEKPDVDHIEGLSPAISIEQKSTSHNPRSTVGTITEIHDYLRLLYARVGEPRCPDHDVPLAAQTVSQMVDNVLSQPEGKRLMLLAPIIKERKGEHTKTLENLASQGYIRARIDGEVCDLSDPPKLELQKKHTIEVVVDRFKVRGDLAQRLAESFETSLELSGGTAVVADMDDEKAEELLFSANFACPICGYSMRELEPRLFSFNNPAGACPTCDGLGVQQYFDPDRVIQNPELSLAGGAIRGWDRRNFYYFQMLKSLAEHYKFDVDAPWGSLNPSVHKVVLFGSGKESIEFKYMNDRGDTSIRRHPFEGVLHNMERRYKETESSAVREELAKFISNRPCATCDGTRLRREARHVFVENTPLPTISDMSIGHAMDFFNNLKLSGQRAQIAEKVLKEIGDRLKFLVNVGLNYLTLSRSAETLSGGEAQRIRLASQIGAGLVGVMYVLDEPSIGLHQRDNERLLGTLIHLRNLGNTVIVVEHDEDAIRAADHIIDIGPGAGVHGGQVVAEGTLDAIMSVPESLTGQFMSGKRQIEIPKKRVPADPQKVLKLSGARGNNLKDVTLTLPVGLFTCITGVSGSGKSTLINDTLFPIAQRQLNGATIAEPAPYREIQGLEHFDKVIDIDQSPIGRTPRSNPATYTGVFTPVRELFAGVPEARSRGYTPGRFSFNVRGGRCEACQGDGVIKVEMHFLPDIYVPCDQCKGKRYNRETLEIKYKGKTIHEVLDMTIEEAREFFDAVPALARKLQTLMDVGLTYIRLGQSATTLSGGEAQRVKLARELSKRGTGQTLYILDEPTTGLHFADIQQLLDVLHQLRDQGNTIVVIEHNLDVIKTADWIVDLGPEGGSGGGEILVSGTPETVAECEASHTARFLKPMLK from the coding sequence ATGGATAAGATCGAAGTTCGGGGCGCCCGCACCCATAATCTCAAAAATATCAACCTCGTCATCCCTCGCGACAAACTGATTGTCGTCACCGGGCTGTCGGGTTCAGGCAAATCTTCACTGGCTTTTGACACGCTGTACGCCGAAGGGCAGCGCCGCTACGTTGAGTCGCTGTCAGCCTACGCGCGCCAGTTTCTGTCGTTGATGGAAAAACCGGACGTCGATCATATCGAAGGCTTGTCGCCCGCGATCTCCATTGAGCAAAAATCGACCTCGCACAACCCGCGTTCGACGGTGGGGACGATTACTGAAATCCACGATTACCTGCGTCTGCTGTACGCCCGCGTCGGGGAGCCACGCTGCCCGGATCACGACGTGCCGCTGGCCGCGCAGACCGTCAGCCAGATGGTAGACAACGTGCTGTCGCAGCCGGAAGGCAAACGCCTGATGCTGCTGGCACCCATCATTAAAGAGCGTAAAGGTGAACACACCAAAACGCTGGAAAATCTGGCGAGCCAGGGCTATATCCGCGCCCGTATCGACGGCGAAGTGTGCGATCTTTCCGATCCGCCGAAACTGGAATTACAAAAGAAACACACCATCGAGGTGGTGGTTGATCGCTTTAAAGTCCGTGGCGATCTGGCACAGCGTCTGGCCGAATCCTTCGAGACCTCGCTGGAGTTGTCCGGTGGCACGGCCGTCGTCGCCGATATGGACGATGAAAAAGCCGAGGAATTGCTCTTCTCCGCCAACTTCGCCTGTCCGATTTGCGGTTACAGTATGCGTGAGCTGGAGCCGCGCCTGTTTTCGTTCAACAACCCGGCAGGCGCCTGCCCGACCTGTGACGGTCTCGGCGTACAGCAATATTTCGATCCGGATCGCGTGATCCAGAACCCGGAGCTGTCACTCGCTGGCGGGGCGATCCGCGGCTGGGATCGCCGTAACTTCTACTATTTCCAGATGCTGAAATCGCTGGCGGAACACTACAAATTCGACGTGGACGCGCCCTGGGGCAGCCTGAACCCGTCGGTGCATAAAGTGGTGCTGTTCGGTTCCGGTAAAGAGTCTATTGAATTCAAATACATGAACGATCGTGGCGATACTTCAATCCGCCGCCATCCGTTCGAAGGCGTTCTGCACAACATGGAGCGCCGCTATAAAGAGACCGAATCCAGCGCCGTTCGTGAAGAGCTGGCGAAATTCATCAGCAACCGTCCGTGCGCGACCTGTGACGGTACGCGCCTGCGTCGTGAAGCCCGCCATGTGTTTGTCGAAAACACGCCGCTGCCGACCATTTCAGACATGAGCATCGGTCACGCGATGGACTTCTTCAATAACCTGAAGCTATCCGGCCAGCGCGCGCAAATTGCCGAAAAAGTGCTGAAAGAAATTGGCGATCGCCTGAAGTTCCTGGTCAACGTCGGTCTGAACTATCTGACGCTTTCACGCTCAGCGGAAACGCTGTCCGGCGGCGAGGCGCAGCGGATCCGTCTGGCAAGCCAGATTGGCGCAGGGCTGGTGGGCGTGATGTACGTGCTGGATGAGCCTTCTATCGGCCTGCATCAGCGCGATAACGAACGCCTGCTCGGCACGCTGATCCATCTGCGTAACCTGGGTAACACAGTGATTGTCGTCGAGCATGACGAAGACGCGATCCGCGCGGCGGACCATATTATTGATATCGGCCCGGGGGCGGGCGTACACGGCGGTCAGGTGGTGGCCGAAGGGACGCTGGACGCCATCATGTCAGTGCCGGAATCGCTGACCGGCCAGTTCATGAGCGGGAAACGCCAGATTGAAATCCCGAAAAAACGGGTACCGGCGGATCCGCAAAAAGTGCTGAAGCTGAGCGGTGCGCGTGGCAACAACCTGAAAGACGTCACACTGACGCTGCCTGTCGGTCTGTTTACCTGTATCACCGGGGTTTCAGGTTCCGGTAAATCGACGCTGATCAACGATACCCTGTTCCCGATCGCCCAACGCCAGCTTAACGGCGCGACGATTGCAGAACCGGCGCCGTATCGCGAGATCCAGGGGCTGGAGCATTTCGATAAAGTCATTGATATCGACCAGAGTCCGATTGGCCGTACGCCACGTTCCAACCCGGCGACCTATACCGGCGTTTTCACCCCCGTACGTGAACTTTTCGCCGGGGTGCCGGAAGCCCGCTCGCGCGGCTATACGCCAGGACGTTTCAGCTTTAACGTACGTGGCGGACGTTGCGAAGCCTGTCAGGGCGACGGCGTGATCAAAGTCGAAATGCACTTCCTGCCGGATATCTACGTACCGTGCGACCAGTGCAAAGGCAAACGCTATAACCGTGAAACGCTGGAGATTAAATACAAAGGCAAGACGATCCACGAAGTGCTGGATATGACCATTGAAGAAGCGCGTGAGTTCTTTGACGCGGTTCCGGCGCTGGCGCGTAAGCTGCAAACGCTGATGGATGTGGGGCTAACCTACATTCGTCTTGGTCAGTCGGCAACCACGCTTTCCGGCGGTGAAGCGCAGCGCGTTAAGCTGGCGCGCGAGCTGTCAAAACGCGGTACCGGCCAGACGCTCTACATTCTCGATGAACCCACCACCGGTCTGCACTTTGCCGATATCCAGCAGTTGCTGGACGTGCTGCATCAGTTGCGCGATCAGGGTAATACCATCGTGGTGATTGAGCACAACCTGGACGTCATTAAAACAGCGGACTGGATTGTGGATCTCGGCCCGGAAGGCGGCAGCGGCGGCGGGGAAATCCTCGTTTCCGGTACGCCAGAGACAGTGGCGGAGTGCGAAGCCTCGCACACTGCACGTTTCCTGAAACCCATGCTGAAATAA
- the dnaB gene encoding replicative DNA helicase gives MAGNKPFNKQQTEPRDRDLQVAGLKVPPHSIEAEQSVLGGLMLDNERWDDVAERVVSDDFYTRPHRHIFTEMARLQETGSPIDLITLAESLERQGQLDSVGGFAYLAELSKNTPSAANISAYADIVRERAVVREMISVANEIAEAGFDPQGRTSEDLLDLAESRVFKIAESRANKDEGPKNIADVLDATVARIEKLFQQPHDGVTGVNTGYDDLNKKTAGLQPSDLIIVAARPSMGKTTFAMNLVENAAMLQDKPVLIFSLEMPSEQIMMRSLASLSRVDQTRIRTGQLDDEDWARISGTMGILLEKRNIYIDDSSGLTPTEVRSRSRRIAREHGGLGLIMIDYLQLMRVPSLSDNRTLEIAEISRSLKALAKELQVPVVALSQLNRSLEQRADKRPVNSDLRESGSIEQDADLIMFIYRDEVYHENSDLKGIAEIIIGKQRNGPIGTVRLTFNGQWSRFDNYAGPQYDDE, from the coding sequence ATGGCAGGAAATAAACCCTTCAACAAACAACAGACTGAACCCCGCGACCGCGATCTGCAGGTGGCCGGTTTGAAAGTGCCGCCGCACTCGATTGAAGCGGAACAGTCGGTGTTGGGCGGTTTGATGCTGGACAACGAACGCTGGGACGATGTCGCCGAGCGCGTCGTGTCGGATGATTTCTATACCCGTCCACATCGCCACATTTTTACCGAAATGGCGCGCCTGCAGGAGACCGGCAGTCCTATCGATCTGATCACGCTCGCGGAATCGCTTGAGCGACAGGGGCAGCTCGACAGTGTCGGCGGCTTCGCCTATCTGGCCGAATTATCGAAAAACACGCCCAGCGCCGCGAATATCAGCGCTTATGCCGACATCGTGCGCGAACGCGCCGTTGTTCGTGAAATGATCTCCGTTGCCAACGAGATTGCCGAAGCGGGTTTTGATCCGCAGGGCCGTACCAGCGAAGATCTGCTCGACCTCGCCGAATCCCGTGTTTTCAAAATTGCCGAAAGCCGCGCCAATAAGGACGAAGGGCCGAAAAACATCGCTGATGTGCTTGATGCGACCGTCGCGCGTATCGAGAAACTGTTCCAGCAGCCGCACGACGGCGTAACGGGCGTCAATACCGGCTATGATGATCTGAACAAGAAAACCGCTGGTTTGCAGCCGTCGGATCTGATCATCGTGGCAGCGCGTCCGTCGATGGGTAAAACGACATTTGCGATGAACCTCGTCGAAAACGCAGCGATGTTGCAGGATAAACCCGTCCTGATTTTCAGTCTTGAAATGCCCTCAGAACAGATCATGATGCGTTCTCTGGCATCGCTTTCCCGCGTCGATCAAACCCGCATTCGTACCGGGCAACTGGATGATGAAGACTGGGCGCGCATCTCCGGCACCATGGGCATTCTGCTGGAAAAACGAAACATTTATATCGATGACTCTTCCGGCCTGACGCCCACGGAAGTGCGTTCCCGTTCCCGGCGTATCGCCCGCGAGCACGGTGGACTCGGTCTTATTATGATCGACTACCTGCAACTGATGCGCGTGCCGTCATTATCCGACAACCGTACGCTGGAAATCGCGGAGATCTCGCGCTCGCTGAAAGCGCTGGCAAAAGAATTGCAAGTGCCGGTAGTGGCGCTGTCGCAGCTTAACCGCTCGCTGGAACAACGCGCCGATAAACGCCCGGTCAACTCCGACCTGCGTGAATCCGGCTCCATCGAACAGGATGCTGACCTGATCATGTTCATCTACCGTGATGAGGTGTATCACGAGAACAGCGACCTGAAGGGCATCGCAGAAATTATTATTGGTAAGCAGCGTAACGGCCCTATTGGCACCGTACGTCTCACCTTTAACGGTCAGTGGTCACGTTTCGATAACTATGCCGGTCCCCAGTATGATGATGAGTAA
- the pspG gene encoding envelope stress response protein PspG produces MLELLFVIGFFVMLLMTGVSLLGILAAIVVATALMFVGGLLAMMLKLLPWLLLAVAVVWVIRLIKEPKIPQYRRSDRWRY; encoded by the coding sequence ATGCTGGAACTGTTATTTGTGATTGGATTTTTCGTCATGTTGCTGATGACGGGCGTGTCATTATTGGGGATCCTGGCCGCTATCGTCGTGGCGACGGCGCTGATGTTCGTTGGCGGTCTGCTCGCGATGATGCTGAAACTGTTGCCCTGGCTGCTGCTGGCGGTGGCGGTGGTGTGGGTGATCCGGCTTATCAAGGAGCCGAAAATTCCGCAGTATCGCCGTAGTGACCGCTGGCGTTACTGA
- the aphA gene encoding acid phosphatase AphA codes for MRKITMALSAVCLLFTLNNPVVARASSPSPVYPGTNVARLAEQAPVHWVSVAQIENSLLGRPPMAVGFDIDDTVLFSSPGFWRGQKIYSPGSEAYLKNPAFWQKMNNGWDEFSIPKEVARTLTTMHIKRGDSIYFVTGRSQTRTETVSKTLQDDFLIPAANMNPVIFAGDKPGQNAKTVWLQKKNIRMFYGDSDNDIAAAREVGVRGIRVLRASNSTYQPLPMAGKFGEEVIVNSEY; via the coding sequence ATGCGTAAGATCACCATGGCGTTAAGCGCCGTCTGTCTGCTATTCACGCTCAACAACCCGGTTGTTGCCCGCGCTTCATCACCTTCTCCCGTCTATCCCGGCACCAATGTTGCTCGCCTCGCTGAACAGGCACCTGTCCACTGGGTTTCCGTGGCACAAATTGAAAACAGCCTGTTAGGACGCCCGCCGATGGCGGTCGGTTTTGATATTGATGACACCGTGCTGTTTTCCAGCCCGGGTTTCTGGCGAGGACAAAAAATTTACTCGCCCGGCAGTGAGGCGTACCTGAAGAACCCGGCATTCTGGCAAAAGATGAATAACGGCTGGGATGAGTTCAGCATTCCGAAAGAGGTCGCGCGGACGCTGACCACCATGCACATCAAACGCGGCGACAGCATCTATTTCGTTACGGGCCGCAGCCAGACCCGCACGGAAACCGTTTCAAAAACACTGCAGGACGATTTCCTTATTCCTGCGGCGAATATGAATCCGGTCATTTTTGCCGGCGATAAGCCGGGACAAAATGCCAAAACGGTCTGGTTGCAGAAAAAGAATATCCGCATGTTCTACGGCGATTCGGATAATGACATCGCCGCCGCGCGAGAGGTGGGCGTGCGGGGGATCCGCGTGTTGCGGGCATCAAACTCGACGTACCAACCATTACCGATGGCCGGAAAATTTGGCGAAGAGGTGATCGTCAATTCGGAATACTGA
- the dusA gene encoding tRNA dihydrouridine(20/20a) synthase DusA translates to MLQETSSSVFPAHRFSIAPMLDWTDRHCRYFLRLLSRHTLLYTEMVTTGAIIHGKGDYLAYSDEEHPVALQLGGSDPAQLAHCAKLAEARGYDEINLNVGCPSDRVQNGMFGACLMGNAQLVADCVKAMRDVVSVPVTVKTRIGIDDQDSYEFLCDFISTVSGRGECDTFIIHARKAWLSGLSPKENREIPPLDYPRVWQLKCDFPQLTMSINGGIKTLEEAKAHLQHMDGVMVGREAYQNPGILASVDRAIFAADVADADPVAVVRAMYPYIERELSNGTYLGHITRHMLGLFQGIPGARQWRRYLSENAHKAGADINVLEQALQLVANKR, encoded by the coding sequence ATGCTGCAAGAGACCTCGTCATCAGTTTTCCCTGCTCACCGTTTTTCCATCGCGCCAATGCTCGACTGGACAGACAGGCACTGCCGTTATTTTCTGCGCCTGCTGTCACGTCACACATTGCTGTACACGGAGATGGTTACCACCGGGGCGATTATTCATGGTAAAGGCGACTATCTGGCGTACAGCGATGAAGAGCATCCGGTCGCGTTACAGCTCGGCGGCAGCGATCCGGCGCAGCTTGCGCACTGCGCAAAGCTTGCGGAGGCGCGTGGTTATGACGAAATCAACCTGAACGTTGGCTGCCCGTCCGATCGCGTACAGAACGGCATGTTTGGCGCCTGCCTGATGGGTAACGCGCAACTGGTCGCCGACTGCGTGAAGGCGATGCGCGACGTAGTGTCGGTGCCTGTCACCGTTAAAACCCGTATCGGGATCGACGACCAGGACAGCTACGAATTTCTTTGTGATTTCATCAGCACCGTTTCCGGTCGCGGCGAGTGCGATACATTCATCATCCATGCTCGCAAAGCCTGGCTTTCCGGTCTGAGCCCGAAAGAGAACCGTGAAATCCCCCCGCTGGATTACCCGCGCGTCTGGCAGCTCAAGTGTGATTTCCCGCAACTGACGATGTCGATCAATGGCGGTATTAAGACGCTGGAAGAGGCGAAAGCGCACCTGCAACACATGGACGGCGTGATGGTAGGTCGCGAGGCATATCAGAATCCTGGCATTCTCGCCTCGGTCGATCGTGCGATTTTCGCAGCGGACGTGGCAGATGCCGACCCGGTGGCCGTGGTGCGGGCGATGTATCCTTACATTGAGCGCGAGCTCAGCAACGGCACATATCTGGGACACATCACCCGCCATATGCTCGGCCTGTTCCAGGGCATTCCCGGTGCGCGCCAGTGGCGTCGTTACCTCAGCGAAAACGCCCACAAAGCCGGGGCCGATATTAACGTCCTTGAGCAGGCGCTACAGCTAGTGGCGAATAAGCGTTAA
- the alr gene encoding alanine racemase gives MQAATVVINRRALRHNLQRLRELAPASKLVAVVKANAYGHGLLETARTLTDADAFGVARLEEALRLREGGITQPILLLEGFFNASDLPVISQQHLHTAVHNQEQLEALEQADLPEPVTVWMKLDTGMHRLGIRPEQADGFYQRLCQCKNVRQPVNIVSHFARADEPECGATELQLDIFTTFTEGKPGQRSIAASGGILLWPQSHFDWVRPGIILYGVSPLDQKPWGPDFGFQPVMSLTSSLIAVREHKAGEPVGYGGTWISDRDTRLGVVAMGYGDGYPRAAPSGTPVLVNGREVPIVGRVAMDMICVDLGPQAQDKAGDPVVMWGAGLPVERIAEITKVSAYELITRLTSRVAMQYED, from the coding sequence ATGCAAGCGGCAACTGTAGTAATTAACCGCCGCGCTCTGCGACACAACCTGCAACGTCTGCGTGAACTGGCGCCCGCCAGCAAACTGGTTGCAGTCGTGAAAGCGAACGCCTACGGACATGGTCTTCTGGAGACCGCGCGAACGCTCACTGATGCGGATGCTTTCGGCGTCGCTCGCCTTGAAGAGGCGCTACGACTGCGGGAAGGGGGCATCACTCAGCCGATTCTGTTGCTGGAAGGGTTTTTCAATGCCAGCGATCTGCCGGTGATTTCTCAGCAGCACCTGCACACGGCGGTGCATAACCAGGAACAGCTGGAGGCACTGGAGCAGGCTGATTTGCCTGAGCCGGTCACCGTATGGATGAAACTGGATACCGGCATGCATCGCCTGGGGATCCGCCCGGAGCAGGCTGACGGGTTTTACCAGCGTCTTTGCCAGTGCAAAAACGTTCGCCAGCCGGTCAACATTGTCAGCCATTTCGCCCGCGCCGACGAGCCCGAGTGCGGCGCGACAGAACTGCAACTGGATATTTTCACCACCTTCACCGAAGGGAAACCGGGGCAGCGTTCCATTGCCGCTTCCGGCGGAATTTTGCTGTGGCCGCAATCGCATTTTGACTGGGTGCGCCCTGGCATCATTCTGTATGGCGTTTCCCCGTTGGACCAAAAACCGTGGGGGCCGGATTTTGGCTTCCAGCCGGTGATGTCGCTGACTTCCAGCCTGATTGCGGTGCGCGAACATAAAGCGGGCGAGCCCGTGGGCTACGGCGGTACCTGGATAAGTGATCGCGATACGCGTCTTGGCGTGGTGGCGATGGGCTACGGCGACGGTTACCCTCGCGCGGCACCGTCGGGCACGCCAGTGCTGGTGAACGGCCGCGAAGTGCCGATTGTCGGGCGCGTGGCGATGGACATGATTTGTGTCGATTTAGGCCCGCAGGCACAGGATAAAGCCGGCGATCCAGTGGTAATGTGGGGCGCCGGGTTACCCGTTGAGCGCATCGCTGAAATCACAAAAGTAAGTGCTTACGAACTTATTACGCGTCTGACTTCCCGGGTCGCGATGCAGTACGAAGACTAA
- a CDS encoding quinone oxidoreductase produces the protein MATRIEFHKHGGPEVLKAVEFTPADPADDEIQVENKAIGINYIDTYIRAGLYPPPSLPSGIGTEAAGIVSKVGRNVTHIKAGDRVVYAQSALGAYSSVHNVPAAKAAILPSAISFEQAAASFLKGLTVFYLLRKTYEIKPDEQFLFHAAAGGVGLIACQWAKALGAKLIGTVGNAQKAQRAKQAGAWQIINYREESVVERLKEITDGKKVRVVYDSVGKDTWEASLDCLQRRGLMVSFGNSSGAVTGVNLGILNQKGSLYVTRPSLQGYITTREELEEASNELFSLIASGVIKVDVADNQKYALHDAQKAHEVLESRATQGSSLLIP, from the coding sequence ATGGCAACACGAATCGAATTTCACAAGCATGGGGGTCCTGAGGTACTGAAAGCGGTCGAATTTACCCCTGCAGACCCCGCCGATGACGAGATCCAGGTGGAAAACAAGGCCATCGGCATTAACTATATCGACACCTATATTCGTGCAGGACTTTACCCGCCGCCATCTCTGCCAAGTGGCATCGGCACCGAGGCCGCCGGTATCGTCAGCAAAGTGGGCCGTAATGTGACGCATATTAAAGCGGGCGATCGTGTGGTGTATGCGCAGTCCGCGCTGGGTGCGTACAGTTCAGTGCACAACGTGCCCGCCGCAAAAGCCGCGATCCTGCCGTCGGCCATCTCCTTTGAGCAGGCTGCCGCCTCGTTCCTTAAAGGTCTTACCGTCTTTTATCTGCTGCGCAAAACCTATGAAATCAAACCGGATGAACAGTTCCTGTTTCACGCAGCCGCCGGTGGCGTGGGGTTGATTGCCTGCCAGTGGGCTAAAGCGCTCGGCGCAAAGCTGATTGGCACCGTTGGCAACGCGCAGAAAGCGCAGCGGGCGAAACAGGCGGGCGCCTGGCAGATCATTAACTATCGGGAAGAGAGCGTCGTTGAACGGCTGAAGGAGATCACCGACGGCAAAAAAGTGCGCGTGGTGTATGACTCCGTGGGGAAAGATACCTGGGAAGCGTCGCTGGATTGCCTGCAACGCCGTGGACTGATGGTCAGTTTCGGTAACTCATCAGGCGCGGTAACCGGCGTTAACCTCGGCATTCTGAATCAGAAAGGATCATTGTACGTCACACGTCCGTCTCTGCAGGGCTACATCACCACTCGCGAAGAGCTGGAGGAAGCGAGTAACGAGCTGTTTTCGTTGATTGCCAGCGGCGTGATTAAGGTTGATGTTGCGGATAACCAGAAGTACGCCCTGCACGACGCGCAGAAAGCGCATGAGGTGCTGGAAAGCCGCGCAACGCAAGGCTCCAGCCTGTTGATTCCATAA
- a CDS encoding MmcQ/YjbR family DNA-binding protein, translated as MTISELLQYCMKKPGAEQSVHSDWKATQIKVADVLFAMVKEVEGRPATSLKTSPELAELLRQQHSDVRPSKHLNKAHWSTVYLDGTLPDSQIYYLVDASWEQALTLIPEETRKSILGE; from the coding sequence ATGACCATTTCGGAGCTTTTACAGTATTGCATGAAGAAACCCGGCGCGGAGCAGAGCGTTCACAGTGACTGGAAGGCCACGCAGATCAAGGTAGCCGACGTGTTGTTTGCCATGGTGAAGGAAGTTGAGGGGCGCCCGGCGACATCATTAAAAACCAGCCCGGAGCTTGCCGAACTGCTGCGCCAGCAGCACAGCGATGTGCGGCCCAGCAAACATCTCAATAAAGCGCACTGGAGCACGGTTTATCTCGACGGCACGCTGCCGGATTCGCAAATTTACTATCTGGTCGATGCCTCGTGGGAACAGGCGCTGACGCTGATCCCGGAAGAGACCCGGAAAAGCATTCTCGGCGAATAG